A portion of the Chaetodon trifascialis isolate fChaTrf1 chromosome 7, fChaTrf1.hap1, whole genome shotgun sequence genome contains these proteins:
- the dgat1b gene encoding diacylglycerol O-acyltransferase 1b, giving the protein MGDSDVAGTLSRRRRATFAAGRPATLLPVNGRSAAGCQGSVTADGSRENGHGKRDRSLETARSKTKSVKQKGRTDISDRLSCHKSQQSLLSSASGYSNYRGVLNWCVVMLVLSNARLFLENLLRYGVLVDPIQVISLFLNDPYSWPAACLVIVSNVFVVVALYTERQLSKGSFSELVGFLVHCINMAIMLTFPAAVVLLVPSVTPVGGAFTLGTYTILFLKLYSYKDVNMWCRELSTVKAKKLARSLSCPSEQHLRGSDYKVCYPGNLTIRDMYYFVFAPTLCYELNFPRSPKIRTSFLLRRLFEMLFFTQLLVALTQQWMIPIIQSSMKPLEDMDLSRMTERLLRLAVPNHLLWLMFFYWFFHSSMNFTAELLRFGDRQFYKDWWNSESVTYFWQNWNIPVHKWCLRHFYKPLLRRGFSKIVSQSAVFFLSAFFHEYLVSVPLRMFRLWAFMGMMAQLPLAWFVGHFLRGNYGNAAVWISLIIGQPFAVLMYVHDYYVLHHRQEDV; this is encoded by the exons aTGGGTGACTCGGACGTGGCCGGGACCTTAAGTCGCAGGAGAAGGGCGACTTTCGCGGCGGGGAGACCTGCGACGCTGCTGCCGGTGAACGGGAGGTCTGCAGCGGGGTGTCAGGGCTCAGTGACCGCTGACGGGAGCAGAGAGAATGGCCACGGAAAGCGTGACCGCTCTCTGGAGACAGCCCGGTCCAAAACGAAGAGCGTCAAGCAGAAAGGCAGGACTGACATTAGTGACAGACTCAG ctGTCATAAGAGCCAGCAGTCCCTGCTGAGTTCAGCCAGTGGTTACAGTAACTACAGAGGAGTCCTCAACTGGTGTGTGGTCATGCTG GTGCTGAGTAACGCTCGCCTCTTCTTAGAAAACCTGTTAAG gtACGGTGTTCTTGTGGACCCTATTCAGGTGATTTCCTTGTTTCTGAATGACCCCTACAGCTGGCCAGCAGCATGCCTTGTGATTG TGTCCAACGTGTTCGTTGTGGTGGCTCTCTacacagagaggcagctgtCGAAG GGTTCATTCAGTGAACTTGTGGGATTTCTGGTCCATTGCATTAACATGGCAATCATGCTAACATTCCCTGCTGCAGTGGTCCTGTTGGTCCCCTCCGTGACCCCAg tCGGTGGTGCATTCACTCTTGGCACTTACACCATCCTCTTCCTAAAGCTGTACTCCTATAAGGACGTCAACATGTGGTGCAGAGAGCTGAGCACCGTCAAGGCCAAGAAACTGGCCAGGTCGCTGTCTT GTCCCTCAGAGCAGCACCTCAGGGGAAGCGACTATAAGGTGTGTTACCCTGGCAACCTCACCATCAGAG ACATGTACTACTTCGTCTTTGCTCCAACTCTGTGCTACGAACTCAACTTCCCTCGCTCACCCAAGATTCGCACGAGTTTCTTGCTAAGGAGACTGTTTGAGATG CTGTTCTTCACCCAGCTGTTAGTTGCTCTCACTCAACAG TGGATGATCCCCATCATTCAAAGTTCCATGAAACCACTAGAG GACATGGATCTGTCCAGGATGACTGAGAGACTTCTAAGATTAGCT GTTCCTAATCACTTGCTGTGGCTGATGTTTTTCTACTGGTTCTTCCACTCGTCTATGAACTTCACCGCTGAGCTGCTGCGCTTCGGAGACAGACAGTTCTACAAGGACTGGTG GAACTCCGAGTCGGTGACATATTTCTGGCAGAACTGGAACATCCCCGTACACAAGTGGTGTCTGCG CCACTTTTACAAGCCGCTGCTTCGGAGAGGATTTAGTAAAATTGTCAGCCAATCAGCCGTCTTTTTCTTGTCAGCTTTCTTTCATGAG TACTTAGTGAGCGTTCCCCTCAGGATGTTCAGGCTCTGGGCCTTCATGGGCATGATGGCGCAG